A single region of the Brachypodium distachyon strain Bd21 chromosome 3, Brachypodium_distachyon_v3.0, whole genome shotgun sequence genome encodes:
- the LOC100844903 gene encoding D-aminoacyl-tRNA deacylase isoform X3, whose translation MVVLVVATASDPASIGPASAFLAMPGWSPGPPIPEGMESFTNGNIRLLKHDRSIIAEDNLDHRWQEATGEAISEVIFLSKHTAVSNRPALTVHPIGVPHLREDETPPQGGRPGWAALPNPRIGPWLRLMQQIAADQGLVPEFEITLEATHHGPLTNTPTMFVEIGSTEEYWGRQDAAQAIALVLWKGLGLEEGKAVGTWTGNGEKVLLGIGGGHYAPRHMDIVIKNGAWVGHLLSGYSLPMEAPPEGNSKGSGVGGMWKHSIKASFEATKAAFPGGEVIAHLDQKSFKGWQKNAITSYLQEENIRIGKPNDFL comes from the exons ATGGTTGTTCTCGTGGTAGCGACGGCGTCGGACCCGGCGTCCATCGGCCCCGCCTCCGCGTTCCTCGCCATGCCCGGCTGGTCCCCTGGCCCGCCAATCCCC GAGGGCATGGAGAGTTTCACAAATGGGAATATTCGGTTACTGAAGCATGATCGCAGCATCATTGCAGAGGATAATCTTGACCATCGGTGGCAGGAAGCCACTGGAGAGGCCATTTCCGAGGTCATATTCCTCAGCAAGCACACTGCAGTTTCCAACCGCCCTGCGCTCACTGTCCACCCAATTG GTGTGCCACATCTGAGGGAGGATGAGACCCCGCCTCAAGGAGGGAGGCCTGGATGGGCAGCGCTACCAAACCCTCGAATTGGCCCATGGCTCCGATTAATGCAACAGATTGCTGCGGACCAAGGTCTTGTTCCAGAATTTGAG ATTACACTTGAAGCTACTCACCATGGACCACTTACCAATACACCCACAATGTTTGTTGAGATAG GAAGTACAGAAGAATACTGGGGTAGACAAGATGCTGCGCAGGCCATTGCTCTA GTTCTATGGAAAGGTCTTGGTCTTGAGGAAGGAAAAGCTGTTGGAACTTGGACGGG GAATGGTGAAAAGGTTCTGCTGGGTATAGGTGGTGGTCACTACGCCCCTCGTCATATGGATATTGTCAT CAAAAATGGTGCATGGGTGGGTCATCTGCTTTCTGGTTACTCTTTGCCAATGGAGGCACCGCCTGAAGGGAACAGCAAGGGTTCTGGTGTTGGTGGGATGTGGAAGCATTCCATCAAAGCTTCATTTGAAGCCACAAAGGCAGCATTTCCTGGTGGTGAAGTTATAGCACATCTTGACCAGAA GAGCTTCAAGGGCTGGCAAAAGAACGCTATCACGAGCTATTTGCAGGAGGAGAACATTAGGATAGGAAAACCTAATGATTTCCTGTAA
- the LOC100844903 gene encoding D-aminoacyl-tRNA deacylase isoform X2 encodes MVVLVVATASDPASIGPASAFLAMPGWSPGPPIPEGMESFTNGNIRLLKHDRSIIAEDNLDHRWQEATGEAISEVIFLSKHTAVSNRPALTVHPIGVPHLREDETPPQGGRPGWAALPNPRIGPWLRLMQQIAADQGLVPEFEITLEATHHGPLTNTPTMFVEIGSTEEYWGRQDAAQAIALVLWKGLGLEEGKAVGTWTGNGEKVLLGIGGGHYAPRHMDIVILAEKNICSMILSTSSNYFSKNGAWVGHLLSGYSLPMEAPPEGNSKGSGVGGMWKHSIKASFEATKAAFPGGEVIAHLDQKSFKGWQKNAITSYLQEENIRIGKPNDFL; translated from the exons ATGGTTGTTCTCGTGGTAGCGACGGCGTCGGACCCGGCGTCCATCGGCCCCGCCTCCGCGTTCCTCGCCATGCCCGGCTGGTCCCCTGGCCCGCCAATCCCC GAGGGCATGGAGAGTTTCACAAATGGGAATATTCGGTTACTGAAGCATGATCGCAGCATCATTGCAGAGGATAATCTTGACCATCGGTGGCAGGAAGCCACTGGAGAGGCCATTTCCGAGGTCATATTCCTCAGCAAGCACACTGCAGTTTCCAACCGCCCTGCGCTCACTGTCCACCCAATTG GTGTGCCACATCTGAGGGAGGATGAGACCCCGCCTCAAGGAGGGAGGCCTGGATGGGCAGCGCTACCAAACCCTCGAATTGGCCCATGGCTCCGATTAATGCAACAGATTGCTGCGGACCAAGGTCTTGTTCCAGAATTTGAG ATTACACTTGAAGCTACTCACCATGGACCACTTACCAATACACCCACAATGTTTGTTGAGATAG GAAGTACAGAAGAATACTGGGGTAGACAAGATGCTGCGCAGGCCATTGCTCTA GTTCTATGGAAAGGTCTTGGTCTTGAGGAAGGAAAAGCTGTTGGAACTTGGACGGG GAATGGTGAAAAGGTTCTGCTGGGTATAGGTGGTGGTCACTACGCCCCTCGTCATATGGATATTGTCAT ACTGGCAGAGAAGAATATTTGTAGCATGATATTGTCTACGTCCTCAAATTATTTCAGCAAAAATGGTGCATGGGTGGGTCATCTGCTTTCTGGTTACTCTTTGCCAATGGAGGCACCGCCTGAAGGGAACAGCAAGGGTTCTGGTGTTGGTGGGATGTGGAAGCATTCCATCAAAGCTTCATTTGAAGCCACAAAGGCAGCATTTCCTGGTGGTGAAGTTATAGCACATCTTGACCAGAA GAGCTTCAAGGGCTGGCAAAAGAACGCTATCACGAGCTATTTGCAGGAGGAGAACATTAGGATAGGAAAACCTAATGATTTCCTGTAA
- the LOC100844903 gene encoding D-aminoacyl-tRNA deacylase isoform X1, translated as MVVLVVATASDPASIGPASAFLAMPGWSPGPPIPEGMESFTNGNIRLLKHDRSIIAEDNLDHRWQEATGEAISEVIFLSKHTAVSNRPALTVHPIGVPHLREDETPPQGGRPGWAALPNPRIGPWLRLMQQIAADQGLVPEFEITLEATHHGPLTNTPTMFVEIGSTEEYWGRQDAAQAIALVLWKGLGLEEGKAVGTWTGNGEKVLLGIGGGHYAPRHMDIVMGRLAEKNICSMILSTSSNYFSKNGAWVGHLLSGYSLPMEAPPEGNSKGSGVGGMWKHSIKASFEATKAAFPGGEVIAHLDQKSFKGWQKNAITSYLQEENIRIGKPNDFL; from the exons ATGGTTGTTCTCGTGGTAGCGACGGCGTCGGACCCGGCGTCCATCGGCCCCGCCTCCGCGTTCCTCGCCATGCCCGGCTGGTCCCCTGGCCCGCCAATCCCC GAGGGCATGGAGAGTTTCACAAATGGGAATATTCGGTTACTGAAGCATGATCGCAGCATCATTGCAGAGGATAATCTTGACCATCGGTGGCAGGAAGCCACTGGAGAGGCCATTTCCGAGGTCATATTCCTCAGCAAGCACACTGCAGTTTCCAACCGCCCTGCGCTCACTGTCCACCCAATTG GTGTGCCACATCTGAGGGAGGATGAGACCCCGCCTCAAGGAGGGAGGCCTGGATGGGCAGCGCTACCAAACCCTCGAATTGGCCCATGGCTCCGATTAATGCAACAGATTGCTGCGGACCAAGGTCTTGTTCCAGAATTTGAG ATTACACTTGAAGCTACTCACCATGGACCACTTACCAATACACCCACAATGTTTGTTGAGATAG GAAGTACAGAAGAATACTGGGGTAGACAAGATGCTGCGCAGGCCATTGCTCTA GTTCTATGGAAAGGTCTTGGTCTTGAGGAAGGAAAAGCTGTTGGAACTTGGACGGG GAATGGTGAAAAGGTTCTGCTGGGTATAGGTGGTGGTCACTACGCCCCTCGTCATATGGATATTGTCAT GGGCAGACTGGCAGAGAAGAATATTTGTAGCATGATATTGTCTACGTCCTCAAATTATTTCAGCAAAAATGGTGCATGGGTGGGTCATCTGCTTTCTGGTTACTCTTTGCCAATGGAGGCACCGCCTGAAGGGAACAGCAAGGGTTCTGGTGTTGGTGGGATGTGGAAGCATTCCATCAAAGCTTCATTTGAAGCCACAAAGGCAGCATTTCCTGGTGGTGAAGTTATAGCACATCTTGACCAGAA GAGCTTCAAGGGCTGGCAAAAGAACGCTATCACGAGCTATTTGCAGGAGGAGAACATTAGGATAGGAAAACCTAATGATTTCCTGTAA
- the LOC100844087 gene encoding helicase-like transcription factor CHR28 isoform X2, whose translation MMLPDDFFVHGGTSSRRMLPSSFGGNSSAKNNQLVEGNDMQAYPNLENRYLDSDERAVYHEAIQNISQHKKEDDLPEGTLSVSLLKHQKMALAWMVSKENSSHCAGGILADDQGLGKTVSTIALIQKQKAQQSKFMSADSDALKSEALNLDEDDDAVTIVDKGEQTLNYEPKKDLDTHLSSTSASTSGVKPSVSQIDTVPVRTTESKVERKKKSKTDTSAASSTMRSMTRPAAGTLVVCPASVLKQWANELVDKVSESAKLSVLVYHGGARTKDPSELAQYDVVVTTYTIVANEVPKQNADDDPDRKNGGESSGNSKKPPNKSKKRKKKLKDSDFDLDSGPVARVRWFRVVLDEAQTIKNFRTRVAKACCGLRAKRRWCLSGTPIQNAIDELYSYFRFLKYDPYSTYSSFCTMIKHPIARDAVHGYKKLQTVLRIVLLRRTKETMINGEPIINLPPKTINLVKVDFRKEERAFYMTMEERSRQQFKEYAAAGTVKQNYANILLLLLRLRQACDHPLLVKGHQTVFKGDGSIEMAKQLSKERVIDLLARLEVSSLCAICRDTPDDAVVAICGHIFCYQCIHERITNDENMCPAPNCRTSLSTESVFSSGTLKICISGKTGTCATMSTSTDDGFSSISQSSYISSKIQATVDKLNSIIIEDAVTDSDTTESNPSRVAPAKAIVFTQWTGMLDLLELSLNSNLIQYRRLDGTMSLNQRDRAVRDFNTDPEVRVMIMSLKAGNLGLNMVAACHVILLDLWWNPYAEDQAIDRAHRIGQTRPVIVSRMTIKDSVEDRILALQEEKRAMVNSAFGQDKSGGHATRLNVEDLRYLFRM comes from the exons ATGATG TTGCCAGATGATTTCTTTGTACATGGTGGTACAAGTTCACGTAGGATGCTGCCTTCATCTTTTGGAGGCAATAGTTCTGCTAAGAACAATCAACTTGTTGAAGGTAATGATATGCAAGCTTATCCAAACCTAGAAAATAGGTATTTGGATTCTGATGAGAGAGCGGTATATCACGAGGCTATCCAG AATATTAGTCAGCATAAAAAGGAAGATGATCTGCCTGAGGGAACCCTCTCAGTATCTCTGCTTAAGCACCAG AAAATGGCATTAGCTTGGATGGTTTCGAAGGAGAATAGCTCCCATTGTGCTGGTGGAATTCTCGCTGATGATCAG GGTCTTGGGAAGACAGTGTCTACAATTGCCCTTATACAAAAACAGAAAGCTCAGCAGTCTAAGTTCATGTCCGCTGATTCAGATGCTTTGAAATCTGAAGCACTAAACCTTGATGAGGACGATGATGCAGTGACTATTGTCGATAAGGGGGAACAGACTCTGAACTATGAACCCAAGAAGGATCTAGACACTCATTTATCATCGACATCAGCTAGTACTAGTGGTGTTAAACCATCTGTTAGTCAAATAGACACTGTTCCTGTCAGAACAACTGAAAGCAAAGTTGAACGTAAAAAGAAGAGTAAAACAGACACATCAGCTGCATCATCGACCATGCGGTCCATGACGAGGCCAGCTGCTGGTACTTTAGTAGTATGCCCTGCTAGTGTTCTTAAGCAGTGGGCTAATGAATTGGTAGACAAGGTTAGCGAAAGTGCCAAGTTGTCTGTTTTAGTCTACCATGGTGGTGCGAGAACCAAAGATCCAAGTGAGCTTGCACAATATGATGTTGTTGTTACTACATATACAATTGTGGCGAATGAAGTACCGAAACAGAATGCTGATGATGACCCAGATCGAAAGAATGGTGGAGAATCTTCTGGCAATAGCAAAAAACCACCAAACAAGTctaagaaaaggaagaagaaacttAAGGATTCAGATTTTGACCTTGACAGCGGCCCAGTCGCGAGGGTAAGGTGGTTTAGAGTTGTTCTTGATGAAGCTCAGACGATAAAAAACTTCCGAACTCGAGTGGCTAAAGCCTGTTGTGGACTAAGAGCGAAAAGGAGGTGGTGCTTATCAGGAACACCTATACAAAATGCAATCGATGAGCTGTACAGCTATTTCCGTTTTTTGAAATATGACCCATATTCTACGTATAGCTCATTTTGTACAATGATAAAGCACCCAATTGCCAGAGATGCAGTTCATGGATATAAGAAACTTCAAACTGTGTTGAGGATAGTTCTCCTCCGCCGCACAAAAG AAACTATGATAAATGGAGAACCTATCATAAACTTACCTCCAAAGACAATTAATCTGGTTAAGGTAGATTTCAGAAAGGAGGAGCGGGCTTTCTATATGACAATGGAAGAACGCTCGCGGCAACAGTTCAAG GAATACGCTGCTGCTGGAACGGTCAAACAGAACTATGCCAacattcttttgttgttgttgcgcCTTAGGCAGGCCTGTGATCATCCTCTTCTTGTGAAGGGGCATCAGACAGTATTTAAAGGCGATGGTTCAATAGAGATGGCAAAGCAACTTTCCAAGGAAAGGGTAATAGATTTGCTTGCAAGGCTGGAAGTATCATCCCTTTGTGCCATATGTCGT GACACACCTGATGATGCCGTTGTGGCGATATGTGGTCATATTTTCTGCTATCAATGTATACACGAGCGGATAACAAATGATGAAAACATGTGCCCTGCTCCTAATTGCAGAACCTCGTTAAGTACCGAATCAGTATTTTCGTCAGGAACATTAAAGATTTGTATTTCTGGCAAGACCGGCACTTGCGCAACAATGAGTACATCAACAGATGACGGGTTCTCCTCAATCAGTCAAAGCAGTTACATCTCCTCGAAGATACAAGCTACCGTTGATAAACTGAATTCGATCATTATCGAAGATGCTGTAACAGACAGTGATACTACTGAATCAAATCCAAGCCGAGTAGCCCCGGCGAAAGCCATTGTCTTCACCCAGTGGACTGGCATGCTAGATTTGCTGGAGCTTTCACTGAACAGCAACCTTATACAGTACAGGAGATTAGATGGAACAATGTCCCTCAATCAAAGAGATAGAGCAGTGAGGGATTTTAATACTGACCCAGAG GTTAGAGTTATGATTATGTCGTTGAAAGCAGGTAATCTTGGTCTCAACATGGTTGCTGCTTGCCATGTAATTCTCCTTGACCTTTGGTGGAATCCTTATGCTGAGGACCAAGCAATTGATAGAGCACACAGAATTGGGCAGACTCGTCCTGTCATTGTCTCTCGTATGACCATTAAAGATTCGGTGGAAGATCGTATTTTAGCTCTGCAG GAGGAAAAGAGAGCCATGGTCAACTCAGCTTTTGGCCAAGACAAATCCGGTGGCCATGCCACTCGGCTCAACGTAGAAGATCTGAGATACCTGTTTAGGATGTGA
- the LOC100844087 gene encoding helicase-like transcription factor CHR28 isoform X1, translating into MLAAIMNNDNANVIDLISDSDDDSDFNFDSDDPSDGENGEVQPVRFQGGDWSRSTPSSSSTPTKNSDAQYRTLPFANGIDSEKARYALGSGGGAHAHSSSYVGSSHDSARATLSSNRISSVVKELNGSAVNPDDNNKRIVPSSFSNGSTPKSTHPNVASYSRIPPSRFPNGNSQRLGQSMMESNDANRIGQPSSSRFTSRSSSLSNAQMAITEEDDDDFFVHGGTSSRRMLPSSFGGNSSAKNNQLVEGNDMQAYPNLENRYLDSDERAVYHEAIQNISQHKKEDDLPEGTLSVSLLKHQKMALAWMVSKENSSHCAGGILADDQGLGKTVSTIALIQKQKAQQSKFMSADSDALKSEALNLDEDDDAVTIVDKGEQTLNYEPKKDLDTHLSSTSASTSGVKPSVSQIDTVPVRTTESKVERKKKSKTDTSAASSTMRSMTRPAAGTLVVCPASVLKQWANELVDKVSESAKLSVLVYHGGARTKDPSELAQYDVVVTTYTIVANEVPKQNADDDPDRKNGGESSGNSKKPPNKSKKRKKKLKDSDFDLDSGPVARVRWFRVVLDEAQTIKNFRTRVAKACCGLRAKRRWCLSGTPIQNAIDELYSYFRFLKYDPYSTYSSFCTMIKHPIARDAVHGYKKLQTVLRIVLLRRTKETMINGEPIINLPPKTINLVKVDFRKEERAFYMTMEERSRQQFKEYAAAGTVKQNYANILLLLLRLRQACDHPLLVKGHQTVFKGDGSIEMAKQLSKERVIDLLARLEVSSLCAICRDTPDDAVVAICGHIFCYQCIHERITNDENMCPAPNCRTSLSTESVFSSGTLKICISGKTGTCATMSTSTDDGFSSISQSSYISSKIQATVDKLNSIIIEDAVTDSDTTESNPSRVAPAKAIVFTQWTGMLDLLELSLNSNLIQYRRLDGTMSLNQRDRAVRDFNTDPEVRVMIMSLKAGNLGLNMVAACHVILLDLWWNPYAEDQAIDRAHRIGQTRPVIVSRMTIKDSVEDRILALQEEKRAMVNSAFGQDKSGGHATRLNVEDLRYLFRM; encoded by the exons ATGCTTGCTGCCATTATGAATAACGACAATGCTAATGTCATTGACTTGATATCGGATAGTGATGATGATTCTGATTTTAACTTTGACTCCGATGACCCATCTGATGGCGAGAATGGTGAAGTGCAACCAGTTAGGTTTCAGGGGGGAGATTGGTCAAGGAGCACTCCCTCATCTTCTTCTACACCTACCAAAAATAGTGATGCTCAGTATAGAACTCTGCCATTTGCAAATGGTATTGATAGTGAGAAGGCCCGTTATGCTCTAGGTTCTGGAGGCGGTGCGCATGCACATTCAAGTTCATATGTGGGGTCATCACATGATTCTGCAAGGGCCACTCTCTCTTCCAACAGAATTAGCAGTGTAGTGAAGGAACTCAATGGTTCGGCAGTAAATCCAGATGACAATAACAAGAGGATTGTTCCATCATCTTTTTCTAATGGAAGCACACCAAAGTCTACACACCCAAATGTTGCAAGTTATAGCCGCATACCCCCATCACGTTTTCCCAATGGAAATTCACAGAGATTAGGCCAAAGCATGATGGAATCAAATGATGCCAATCGAATCGGGCAACCTTCTTCTTCAAGGTTCACAAGCCGAAGCTCATCTTTGAGTAACGCCCAGATGGCTATCACGGAGGAGGATGATG ATGATTTCTTTGTACATGGTGGTACAAGTTCACGTAGGATGCTGCCTTCATCTTTTGGAGGCAATAGTTCTGCTAAGAACAATCAACTTGTTGAAGGTAATGATATGCAAGCTTATCCAAACCTAGAAAATAGGTATTTGGATTCTGATGAGAGAGCGGTATATCACGAGGCTATCCAG AATATTAGTCAGCATAAAAAGGAAGATGATCTGCCTGAGGGAACCCTCTCAGTATCTCTGCTTAAGCACCAG AAAATGGCATTAGCTTGGATGGTTTCGAAGGAGAATAGCTCCCATTGTGCTGGTGGAATTCTCGCTGATGATCAG GGTCTTGGGAAGACAGTGTCTACAATTGCCCTTATACAAAAACAGAAAGCTCAGCAGTCTAAGTTCATGTCCGCTGATTCAGATGCTTTGAAATCTGAAGCACTAAACCTTGATGAGGACGATGATGCAGTGACTATTGTCGATAAGGGGGAACAGACTCTGAACTATGAACCCAAGAAGGATCTAGACACTCATTTATCATCGACATCAGCTAGTACTAGTGGTGTTAAACCATCTGTTAGTCAAATAGACACTGTTCCTGTCAGAACAACTGAAAGCAAAGTTGAACGTAAAAAGAAGAGTAAAACAGACACATCAGCTGCATCATCGACCATGCGGTCCATGACGAGGCCAGCTGCTGGTACTTTAGTAGTATGCCCTGCTAGTGTTCTTAAGCAGTGGGCTAATGAATTGGTAGACAAGGTTAGCGAAAGTGCCAAGTTGTCTGTTTTAGTCTACCATGGTGGTGCGAGAACCAAAGATCCAAGTGAGCTTGCACAATATGATGTTGTTGTTACTACATATACAATTGTGGCGAATGAAGTACCGAAACAGAATGCTGATGATGACCCAGATCGAAAGAATGGTGGAGAATCTTCTGGCAATAGCAAAAAACCACCAAACAAGTctaagaaaaggaagaagaaacttAAGGATTCAGATTTTGACCTTGACAGCGGCCCAGTCGCGAGGGTAAGGTGGTTTAGAGTTGTTCTTGATGAAGCTCAGACGATAAAAAACTTCCGAACTCGAGTGGCTAAAGCCTGTTGTGGACTAAGAGCGAAAAGGAGGTGGTGCTTATCAGGAACACCTATACAAAATGCAATCGATGAGCTGTACAGCTATTTCCGTTTTTTGAAATATGACCCATATTCTACGTATAGCTCATTTTGTACAATGATAAAGCACCCAATTGCCAGAGATGCAGTTCATGGATATAAGAAACTTCAAACTGTGTTGAGGATAGTTCTCCTCCGCCGCACAAAAG AAACTATGATAAATGGAGAACCTATCATAAACTTACCTCCAAAGACAATTAATCTGGTTAAGGTAGATTTCAGAAAGGAGGAGCGGGCTTTCTATATGACAATGGAAGAACGCTCGCGGCAACAGTTCAAG GAATACGCTGCTGCTGGAACGGTCAAACAGAACTATGCCAacattcttttgttgttgttgcgcCTTAGGCAGGCCTGTGATCATCCTCTTCTTGTGAAGGGGCATCAGACAGTATTTAAAGGCGATGGTTCAATAGAGATGGCAAAGCAACTTTCCAAGGAAAGGGTAATAGATTTGCTTGCAAGGCTGGAAGTATCATCCCTTTGTGCCATATGTCGT GACACACCTGATGATGCCGTTGTGGCGATATGTGGTCATATTTTCTGCTATCAATGTATACACGAGCGGATAACAAATGATGAAAACATGTGCCCTGCTCCTAATTGCAGAACCTCGTTAAGTACCGAATCAGTATTTTCGTCAGGAACATTAAAGATTTGTATTTCTGGCAAGACCGGCACTTGCGCAACAATGAGTACATCAACAGATGACGGGTTCTCCTCAATCAGTCAAAGCAGTTACATCTCCTCGAAGATACAAGCTACCGTTGATAAACTGAATTCGATCATTATCGAAGATGCTGTAACAGACAGTGATACTACTGAATCAAATCCAAGCCGAGTAGCCCCGGCGAAAGCCATTGTCTTCACCCAGTGGACTGGCATGCTAGATTTGCTGGAGCTTTCACTGAACAGCAACCTTATACAGTACAGGAGATTAGATGGAACAATGTCCCTCAATCAAAGAGATAGAGCAGTGAGGGATTTTAATACTGACCCAGAG GTTAGAGTTATGATTATGTCGTTGAAAGCAGGTAATCTTGGTCTCAACATGGTTGCTGCTTGCCATGTAATTCTCCTTGACCTTTGGTGGAATCCTTATGCTGAGGACCAAGCAATTGATAGAGCACACAGAATTGGGCAGACTCGTCCTGTCATTGTCTCTCGTATGACCATTAAAGATTCGGTGGAAGATCGTATTTTAGCTCTGCAG GAGGAAAAGAGAGCCATGGTCAACTCAGCTTTTGGCCAAGACAAATCCGGTGGCCATGCCACTCGGCTCAACGTAGAAGATCTGAGATACCTGTTTAGGATGTGA